In Aptenodytes patagonicus chromosome 8, bAptPat1.pri.cur, whole genome shotgun sequence, a genomic segment contains:
- the LOC143164060 gene encoding inter-alpha-trypsin inhibitor heavy chain H4-like isoform X1, producing MEERTLLTLMVFSSLVVLAETIAQKHAIEIYSLHVDCKVTSRFAHTVVTSKIVNRANESREATFEVELPKSAFITNFSMSIDGKVYPGIIKEKASAQKEYDAAVSHGQSAGLVKITGRKLEQFHVSVSIAAASKVTFELAYEELLKRQLGKFELLIKVRPKQLVKHFQIDVHIFEPQGIRFLETDSTFMTNELTEALTKVQNETKAHILFRPTVDQQKINPELDETLLNGDFVVRYDVRRGATAGDIQIVNGYFVHYFAPREMPVFPKNVIFVIDRSGSMAGRKIEQTRDALLKILQDLRPEDHFSFITFNSKVGEWKSSLLQATAENVASAAGFVQTLSAGGGTDINRALLTAVSMLDKAERLPGRSVSMMILLTDGQPTSGESNVEVIQENIQKAVNGKYALFCLGFGFDVSYKFLEKMALSNGGIARRIYENADAALQLQGFYQEVATPILMKIEMQYPENAIEGLTKNNFKLFFEGSEIIVSGKISNELDLLPVEIKAQTHASDLTLKEEANVKEKEQVFQNQSYVFGNFIERLWAYLTIQQLLEKSISAEEEDKKTLEAQALELSLQYNFVTPLTSMVVTKPTGQQQTELANKPTEADNEKPSSLPVGDAYRLRSGPPPGRWHSEPKSGSNKKLLSVVVRLRDKIRAQPLANEYPQLLLQLPKQNEIICLNTDGKPQPSLHLLSDPEQGLTVTGKLGDRIKLFVQFEITYVNPPVRIHVSTDEIVLSHDNESTRLPWTESATSTIQGLRVSVEKERSVTASLSDTVTVKISFVKFPDDFLGLYFLNTNHFSDKVSGVLGQFYSKAQFENNSNTNQRADERLLSVSGSEHKVTRQYKKDYRLEPTSDPVPCWSIHVTP from the exons ATGGAGGAGAGAACATTGCTCACGTTGATGGTCTTTTCCTCACTCGTAGTTTTAGCAGAAACTATTGctcaaaag catgctaTTGAAATCTACAGCCTTCACGTGGACTGCAAGGTCACGTCGCGATTTGCTCACACCGTCGTCACCAGCAAAATTGTCAACCGAGCTAATGAGTCCAGAGAGGCGACCTTTGAAGTGGAGCTACCCAAGTCAGCCTTCATCACCAACTTCTCCAT GTCGATCGACGGTAAAGTATACCCGggaataataaaggaaaaagccTCTGCTCAAAAGGAATATGACGCTGCGGTCTCACACGGGCAGAGCGCCGGCCTCGTCAA aatCACAGGCAGAAAACTGGAGCAGTTTCACGTGTCCGTCAGCATCGCGGCCGCCAGCAAAGTCACTTTTGAGCTGGCGTACGAGGAGCTGTTGAAGCGGCAGCTGGGGAAGTTCGAGCTGCTGATCAAGGTCCGACCGAAGCAGCTTGTCAAGCACTTCCAG ATTGATGTGCACATCTTCGAGCCCCAAGGCATACGCTTCTTGGAGACAGACAGCACGTTCATGACAAATGAGTTAACTGAGGCGCTCACAAAAGTGCAGAACGAAACCAAG GCTCATATTTTATTTAGGCCAACTGTAGATCAACAGAAGATAAATCCTGAGCTTGATGAAACCCTCCTCAATGGTGATTTTGTTGTGCGTTACGATGTCAGGAGAGGTGCTACTGCAGGTGATATACAg ATTGTCAATGGGTATTTTGTGCATTACTTTGCACCCCGTGAAATGCCAGTGTTTCCCAAAAATGTCATCTTCGTTATAGATCGAAGTGGGTCCATGGCAGGCAGAAAGATTGAACAG ACGAGGGATGCCCTGTTGAAGATTTTGCAAGACCTCCGCCCAGAAGATCATTTCAGCTTTATCACCTTTAACAGCAAAGTGGGGGAGTGGAAGAGCTCTTTGCTGCAAGCCACTGCAGAGAACGTGGCGAGTGCTGCAGGATTCGTGCAAACTCTTTCTGCTGGTGGAG GCACAGATATCAAtcgtgccctgctgactgccgtGAGCATGCTGGATAAAGCCGAGAGGCTGCCAGGACGGAGCGTCTCCATGATGATTTTGCTGACAGACGGCCAGCCCACTTCTG GTGAGAGTAATGTGGAAGTAAttcaagaaaacattcagaaagcaGTCAATGGGAAATATGCTCTTTTCTGCCTTGGCTTTGGGTTTGATGTCAGCTATAAGTTCCTGGAGAAAATGGCCCTAAGCAATGGAGGAATAGCACGTCGTATATATGAAAACGCTGATGCAGCCTTGCAGCTCCAG GGCTTTTATCAAGAGGTGGCTACCCCAATATTAATGAAAATTGAAATGCAGTATCCAGAAAATGCCATTGAGGGATTAACCAAGAACAATTTCAAGCTGTTTTTTGAAGGATCCGAAATTATAGTATCTGGAAAAATTAGCAATGAGCTTGATCTTTTGCCAGTAGAAATTAAAGCTCAGACA CACGCTAGTGACTTGACTCTTAAAGAAGAAGCAAATGTCAAAGAGAAGGAGCAAGTATTTCAAAATCAAAGTTACGTCTTTGGAAATTTCATAGAGAGACTGTGGGCTTACTTAACCATTCAACAGCTTCTGGAAAAATC TATTTCAGCGGAAGAAGAGGACAAGAAAACCCTGGAGGCGCAAGCCTTAGAGCTCTCTCTGCAGTACAACTTCGTTACGCCCCTGACTTCCATGGTGGTCACCAAACCCACTGGCCAGCAGCAGACAGAGCTGGCGAACAAACCCACCGAAGCTG ATAATGAGAAGCCCAGCAGTTTGCCAGTAGGag atgCTTATAGACTGAGGAGTGGACCACCTCCTG GTCGATGGCACTCTGAGCCCAAATCTGGCAGCAACAAGAAGCTGTTGTCAGTAG tTGTCAGGCTAAGAGACAAAATAAGAGCACAACCTCTTG CCAACGAATATCCACAGCTTCTCTTGCAATTAcccaaacaaaatgaaataatctgtttaaaTACTGATGGAAAACCACAGCCCTCTCTCCACCTGCTGTCAGATCCGGAGCAAG GACTCACTGTGACGGGGAAACTTGGGGACAGAATAAAACTCTTTGTGCAGTTTGAAATTACCTACGTGAATCCCCCCGTACGAATCCACGTCTCCACGGATGAGATCGTCCTAAGCCACGATAACGAGAGCACTCGGCTGCCATGGACGGAGTCAGCCACCTCCACCATCCAGGG GCTGAGAGTCTCAGTTGAAAAGGAAAGGAGCGTTACGGCATCATTGTCTGATACCGTCACAGTAAAAATTTCCTTTGTAAAGTTTCCAGATGATTTCCTTGGGCTGTATTTCTTGAACACCAACCATTTTTCTGACAAAGTCAGTGGAGTTCTGG GTCAATTTTATTCAAAAGCACAATTTGAGAATAATTCCAACACCAATCAGAGAGCTGACGAAAGACTCCTAAGTGTGTCTGGATCTGAGCACAAAGTTACCAG GCAATACAAGAAAGATTACAGGCTTGAGCCGACCAGTGATCCTGTTCCCTGCTGGTCAATACATGTAACTCCCTAG
- the LOC143164060 gene encoding inter-alpha-trypsin inhibitor heavy chain H4-like isoform X3, with translation MEERTLLTLMVFSSLVVLAETIAQKHAIEIYSLHVDCKVTSRFAHTVVTSKIVNRANESREATFEVELPKSAFITNFSMSIDGKVYPGIIKEKASAQKEYDAAVSHGQSAGLVKITGRKLEQFHVSVSIAAASKVTFELAYEELLKRQLGKFELLIKVRPKQLVKHFQIDVHIFEPQGIRFLETDSTFMTNELTEALTKVQNETKAHILFRPTVDQQKINPELDETLLNGDFVVRYDVRRGATAGDIQIVNGYFVHYFAPREMPVFPKNVIFVIDRSGSMAGRKIEQTRDALLKILQDLRPEDHFSFITFNSKVGEWKSSLLQATAENVASAAGFVQTLSAGGGTDINRALLTAVSMLDKAERLPGRSVSMMILLTDGQPTSGESNVEVIQENIQKAVNGKYALFCLGFGFDVSYKFLEKMALSNGGIARRIYENADAALQLQGFYQEVATPILMKIEMQYPENAIEGLTKNNFKLFFEGSEIIVSGKISNELDLLPVEIKAQTHASDLTLKEEANVKEKEQVFQNQSYVFGNFIERLWAYLTIQQLLEKSISAEEEDKKTLEAQALELSLQYNFVTPLTSMVVTKPTGQQQTELANKPTEADNEKPSSLPVGDAYRLRSGPPPVVRLRDKIRAQPLANEYPQLLLQLPKQNEIICLNTDGKPQPSLHLLSDPEQGLTVTGKLGDRIKLFVQFEITYVNPPVRIHVSTDEIVLSHDNESTRLPWTESATSTIQGLRVSVEKERSVTASLSDTVTVKISFVKFPDDFLGLYFLNTNHFSDKVSGVLGQFYSKAQFENNSNTNQRADERLLSVSGSEHKVTRQYKKDYRLEPTSDPVPCWSIHVTP, from the exons ATGGAGGAGAGAACATTGCTCACGTTGATGGTCTTTTCCTCACTCGTAGTTTTAGCAGAAACTATTGctcaaaag catgctaTTGAAATCTACAGCCTTCACGTGGACTGCAAGGTCACGTCGCGATTTGCTCACACCGTCGTCACCAGCAAAATTGTCAACCGAGCTAATGAGTCCAGAGAGGCGACCTTTGAAGTGGAGCTACCCAAGTCAGCCTTCATCACCAACTTCTCCAT GTCGATCGACGGTAAAGTATACCCGggaataataaaggaaaaagccTCTGCTCAAAAGGAATATGACGCTGCGGTCTCACACGGGCAGAGCGCCGGCCTCGTCAA aatCACAGGCAGAAAACTGGAGCAGTTTCACGTGTCCGTCAGCATCGCGGCCGCCAGCAAAGTCACTTTTGAGCTGGCGTACGAGGAGCTGTTGAAGCGGCAGCTGGGGAAGTTCGAGCTGCTGATCAAGGTCCGACCGAAGCAGCTTGTCAAGCACTTCCAG ATTGATGTGCACATCTTCGAGCCCCAAGGCATACGCTTCTTGGAGACAGACAGCACGTTCATGACAAATGAGTTAACTGAGGCGCTCACAAAAGTGCAGAACGAAACCAAG GCTCATATTTTATTTAGGCCAACTGTAGATCAACAGAAGATAAATCCTGAGCTTGATGAAACCCTCCTCAATGGTGATTTTGTTGTGCGTTACGATGTCAGGAGAGGTGCTACTGCAGGTGATATACAg ATTGTCAATGGGTATTTTGTGCATTACTTTGCACCCCGTGAAATGCCAGTGTTTCCCAAAAATGTCATCTTCGTTATAGATCGAAGTGGGTCCATGGCAGGCAGAAAGATTGAACAG ACGAGGGATGCCCTGTTGAAGATTTTGCAAGACCTCCGCCCAGAAGATCATTTCAGCTTTATCACCTTTAACAGCAAAGTGGGGGAGTGGAAGAGCTCTTTGCTGCAAGCCACTGCAGAGAACGTGGCGAGTGCTGCAGGATTCGTGCAAACTCTTTCTGCTGGTGGAG GCACAGATATCAAtcgtgccctgctgactgccgtGAGCATGCTGGATAAAGCCGAGAGGCTGCCAGGACGGAGCGTCTCCATGATGATTTTGCTGACAGACGGCCAGCCCACTTCTG GTGAGAGTAATGTGGAAGTAAttcaagaaaacattcagaaagcaGTCAATGGGAAATATGCTCTTTTCTGCCTTGGCTTTGGGTTTGATGTCAGCTATAAGTTCCTGGAGAAAATGGCCCTAAGCAATGGAGGAATAGCACGTCGTATATATGAAAACGCTGATGCAGCCTTGCAGCTCCAG GGCTTTTATCAAGAGGTGGCTACCCCAATATTAATGAAAATTGAAATGCAGTATCCAGAAAATGCCATTGAGGGATTAACCAAGAACAATTTCAAGCTGTTTTTTGAAGGATCCGAAATTATAGTATCTGGAAAAATTAGCAATGAGCTTGATCTTTTGCCAGTAGAAATTAAAGCTCAGACA CACGCTAGTGACTTGACTCTTAAAGAAGAAGCAAATGTCAAAGAGAAGGAGCAAGTATTTCAAAATCAAAGTTACGTCTTTGGAAATTTCATAGAGAGACTGTGGGCTTACTTAACCATTCAACAGCTTCTGGAAAAATC TATTTCAGCGGAAGAAGAGGACAAGAAAACCCTGGAGGCGCAAGCCTTAGAGCTCTCTCTGCAGTACAACTTCGTTACGCCCCTGACTTCCATGGTGGTCACCAAACCCACTGGCCAGCAGCAGACAGAGCTGGCGAACAAACCCACCGAAGCTG ATAATGAGAAGCCCAGCAGTTTGCCAGTAGGag atgCTTATAGACTGAGGAGTGGACCACCTCCTG tTGTCAGGCTAAGAGACAAAATAAGAGCACAACCTCTTG CCAACGAATATCCACAGCTTCTCTTGCAATTAcccaaacaaaatgaaataatctgtttaaaTACTGATGGAAAACCACAGCCCTCTCTCCACCTGCTGTCAGATCCGGAGCAAG GACTCACTGTGACGGGGAAACTTGGGGACAGAATAAAACTCTTTGTGCAGTTTGAAATTACCTACGTGAATCCCCCCGTACGAATCCACGTCTCCACGGATGAGATCGTCCTAAGCCACGATAACGAGAGCACTCGGCTGCCATGGACGGAGTCAGCCACCTCCACCATCCAGGG GCTGAGAGTCTCAGTTGAAAAGGAAAGGAGCGTTACGGCATCATTGTCTGATACCGTCACAGTAAAAATTTCCTTTGTAAAGTTTCCAGATGATTTCCTTGGGCTGTATTTCTTGAACACCAACCATTTTTCTGACAAAGTCAGTGGAGTTCTGG GTCAATTTTATTCAAAAGCACAATTTGAGAATAATTCCAACACCAATCAGAGAGCTGACGAAAGACTCCTAAGTGTGTCTGGATCTGAGCACAAAGTTACCAG GCAATACAAGAAAGATTACAGGCTTGAGCCGACCAGTGATCCTGTTCCCTGCTGGTCAATACATGTAACTCCCTAG
- the LOC143164060 gene encoding inter-alpha-trypsin inhibitor heavy chain H4-like isoform X4 translates to MEERTLLTLMVFSSLVVLAETIAQKHAIEIYSLHVDCKVTSRFAHTVVTSKIVNRANESREATFEVELPKSAFITNFSMSIDGKVYPGIIKEKASAQKEYDAAVSHGQSAGLVKITGRKLEQFHVSVSIAAASKVTFELAYEELLKRQLGKFELLIKVRPKQLVKHFQIDVHIFEPQGIRFLETDSTFMTNELTEALTKVQNETKAHILFRPTVDQQKINPELDETLLNGDFVVRYDVRRGATAGDIQIVNGYFVHYFAPREMPVFPKNVIFVIDRSGSMAGRKIEQTRDALLKILQDLRPEDHFSFITFNSKVGEWKSSLLQATAENVASAAGFVQTLSAGGGTDINRALLTAVSMLDKAERLPGRSVSMMILLTDGQPTSGESNVEVIQENIQKAVNGKYALFCLGFGFDVSYKFLEKMALSNGGIARRIYENADAALQLQGFYQEVATPILMKIEMQYPENAIEGLTKNNFKLFFEGSEIIVSGKISNELDLLPVEIKAQTHASDLTLKEEANVKEKEQVFQNQSYVFGNFIERLWAYLTIQQLLEKSISAEEEDKKTLEAQALELSLQYNFVTPLTSMVVTKPTGQQQTELANKPTEADNEKPSSLPVGDAYRLRSGPPPGRWHSEPKSGSNKKLLSVVVRLRDKIRAQPLANEYPQLLLQLPKQNEIICLNTDGKPQPSLHLLSDPEQGLTVTGKLGDRIKLFVQFEITYVNPPVRIHVSTDEIVLSHDNESTRLPWTESATSTIQGMILLLQTSTRALATAALCTPACVDVFLSNLISKGEKWQWMFVFCKPT, encoded by the exons ATGGAGGAGAGAACATTGCTCACGTTGATGGTCTTTTCCTCACTCGTAGTTTTAGCAGAAACTATTGctcaaaag catgctaTTGAAATCTACAGCCTTCACGTGGACTGCAAGGTCACGTCGCGATTTGCTCACACCGTCGTCACCAGCAAAATTGTCAACCGAGCTAATGAGTCCAGAGAGGCGACCTTTGAAGTGGAGCTACCCAAGTCAGCCTTCATCACCAACTTCTCCAT GTCGATCGACGGTAAAGTATACCCGggaataataaaggaaaaagccTCTGCTCAAAAGGAATATGACGCTGCGGTCTCACACGGGCAGAGCGCCGGCCTCGTCAA aatCACAGGCAGAAAACTGGAGCAGTTTCACGTGTCCGTCAGCATCGCGGCCGCCAGCAAAGTCACTTTTGAGCTGGCGTACGAGGAGCTGTTGAAGCGGCAGCTGGGGAAGTTCGAGCTGCTGATCAAGGTCCGACCGAAGCAGCTTGTCAAGCACTTCCAG ATTGATGTGCACATCTTCGAGCCCCAAGGCATACGCTTCTTGGAGACAGACAGCACGTTCATGACAAATGAGTTAACTGAGGCGCTCACAAAAGTGCAGAACGAAACCAAG GCTCATATTTTATTTAGGCCAACTGTAGATCAACAGAAGATAAATCCTGAGCTTGATGAAACCCTCCTCAATGGTGATTTTGTTGTGCGTTACGATGTCAGGAGAGGTGCTACTGCAGGTGATATACAg ATTGTCAATGGGTATTTTGTGCATTACTTTGCACCCCGTGAAATGCCAGTGTTTCCCAAAAATGTCATCTTCGTTATAGATCGAAGTGGGTCCATGGCAGGCAGAAAGATTGAACAG ACGAGGGATGCCCTGTTGAAGATTTTGCAAGACCTCCGCCCAGAAGATCATTTCAGCTTTATCACCTTTAACAGCAAAGTGGGGGAGTGGAAGAGCTCTTTGCTGCAAGCCACTGCAGAGAACGTGGCGAGTGCTGCAGGATTCGTGCAAACTCTTTCTGCTGGTGGAG GCACAGATATCAAtcgtgccctgctgactgccgtGAGCATGCTGGATAAAGCCGAGAGGCTGCCAGGACGGAGCGTCTCCATGATGATTTTGCTGACAGACGGCCAGCCCACTTCTG GTGAGAGTAATGTGGAAGTAAttcaagaaaacattcagaaagcaGTCAATGGGAAATATGCTCTTTTCTGCCTTGGCTTTGGGTTTGATGTCAGCTATAAGTTCCTGGAGAAAATGGCCCTAAGCAATGGAGGAATAGCACGTCGTATATATGAAAACGCTGATGCAGCCTTGCAGCTCCAG GGCTTTTATCAAGAGGTGGCTACCCCAATATTAATGAAAATTGAAATGCAGTATCCAGAAAATGCCATTGAGGGATTAACCAAGAACAATTTCAAGCTGTTTTTTGAAGGATCCGAAATTATAGTATCTGGAAAAATTAGCAATGAGCTTGATCTTTTGCCAGTAGAAATTAAAGCTCAGACA CACGCTAGTGACTTGACTCTTAAAGAAGAAGCAAATGTCAAAGAGAAGGAGCAAGTATTTCAAAATCAAAGTTACGTCTTTGGAAATTTCATAGAGAGACTGTGGGCTTACTTAACCATTCAACAGCTTCTGGAAAAATC TATTTCAGCGGAAGAAGAGGACAAGAAAACCCTGGAGGCGCAAGCCTTAGAGCTCTCTCTGCAGTACAACTTCGTTACGCCCCTGACTTCCATGGTGGTCACCAAACCCACTGGCCAGCAGCAGACAGAGCTGGCGAACAAACCCACCGAAGCTG ATAATGAGAAGCCCAGCAGTTTGCCAGTAGGag atgCTTATAGACTGAGGAGTGGACCACCTCCTG GTCGATGGCACTCTGAGCCCAAATCTGGCAGCAACAAGAAGCTGTTGTCAGTAG tTGTCAGGCTAAGAGACAAAATAAGAGCACAACCTCTTG CCAACGAATATCCACAGCTTCTCTTGCAATTAcccaaacaaaatgaaataatctgtttaaaTACTGATGGAAAACCACAGCCCTCTCTCCACCTGCTGTCAGATCCGGAGCAAG GACTCACTGTGACGGGGAAACTTGGGGACAGAATAAAACTCTTTGTGCAGTTTGAAATTACCTACGTGAATCCCCCCGTACGAATCCACGTCTCCACGGATGAGATCGTCCTAAGCCACGATAACGAGAGCACTCGGCTGCCATGGACGGAGTCAGCCACCTCCACCATCCAGGG AATGATCCTCCTGCTTCAAACCAGCACCCGAGCCCTTGCCACCGCAGCGCTTTGTACACCCGCCTGTGTGGATGTGTTTTTGTCTAACCTGATcagcaagggagaaaaatggCAGTGGATGTTCGTGTTCTGCAAGCCCACCTGa
- the LOC143164060 gene encoding inter-alpha-trypsin inhibitor heavy chain H4-like isoform X5: MEERTLLTLMVFSSLVVLAETIAQKHAIEIYSLHVDCKVTSRFAHTVVTSKIVNRANESREATFEVELPKSAFITNFSMSIDGKVYPGIIKEKASAQKEYDAAVSHGQSAGLVKITGRKLEQFHVSVSIAAASKVTFELAYEELLKRQLGKFELLIKVRPKQLVKHFQIDVHIFEPQGIRFLETDSTFMTNELTEALTKVQNETKAHILFRPTVDQQKINPELDETLLNGDFVVRYDVRRGATAGDIQIVNGYFVHYFAPREMPVFPKNVIFVIDRSGSMAGRKIEQTRDALLKILQDLRPEDHFSFITFNSKVGEWKSSLLQATAENVASAAGFVQTLSAGGGTDINRALLTAVSMLDKAERLPGRSVSMMILLTDGQPTSGESNVEVIQENIQKAVNGKYALFCLGFGFDVSYKFLEKMALSNGGIARRIYENADAALQLQGFYQEVATPILMKIEMQYPENAIEGLTKNNFKLFFEGSEIIVSGKISNELDLLPVEIKAQTHASDLTLKEEANVKEKEQVFQNQSYVFGNFIERLWAYLTIQQLLEKSISAEEEDKKTLEAQALELSLQYNFVTPLTSMVVTKPTGQQQTELANKPTEADNEKPSSLPVGDAYRLRSGPPPGRWHSEPKSGSNKKLLSVVVRLRDKIRAQPLANEYPQLLLQLPKQNEIICLNTDGKPQPSLHLLSDPEQGLTVTGKLGDRIKLFVQFEITYVNPPVRIHVSTDEIVLSHDNESTRLPWTESATSTIQGKCFQMSSSRE, encoded by the exons ATGGAGGAGAGAACATTGCTCACGTTGATGGTCTTTTCCTCACTCGTAGTTTTAGCAGAAACTATTGctcaaaag catgctaTTGAAATCTACAGCCTTCACGTGGACTGCAAGGTCACGTCGCGATTTGCTCACACCGTCGTCACCAGCAAAATTGTCAACCGAGCTAATGAGTCCAGAGAGGCGACCTTTGAAGTGGAGCTACCCAAGTCAGCCTTCATCACCAACTTCTCCAT GTCGATCGACGGTAAAGTATACCCGggaataataaaggaaaaagccTCTGCTCAAAAGGAATATGACGCTGCGGTCTCACACGGGCAGAGCGCCGGCCTCGTCAA aatCACAGGCAGAAAACTGGAGCAGTTTCACGTGTCCGTCAGCATCGCGGCCGCCAGCAAAGTCACTTTTGAGCTGGCGTACGAGGAGCTGTTGAAGCGGCAGCTGGGGAAGTTCGAGCTGCTGATCAAGGTCCGACCGAAGCAGCTTGTCAAGCACTTCCAG ATTGATGTGCACATCTTCGAGCCCCAAGGCATACGCTTCTTGGAGACAGACAGCACGTTCATGACAAATGAGTTAACTGAGGCGCTCACAAAAGTGCAGAACGAAACCAAG GCTCATATTTTATTTAGGCCAACTGTAGATCAACAGAAGATAAATCCTGAGCTTGATGAAACCCTCCTCAATGGTGATTTTGTTGTGCGTTACGATGTCAGGAGAGGTGCTACTGCAGGTGATATACAg ATTGTCAATGGGTATTTTGTGCATTACTTTGCACCCCGTGAAATGCCAGTGTTTCCCAAAAATGTCATCTTCGTTATAGATCGAAGTGGGTCCATGGCAGGCAGAAAGATTGAACAG ACGAGGGATGCCCTGTTGAAGATTTTGCAAGACCTCCGCCCAGAAGATCATTTCAGCTTTATCACCTTTAACAGCAAAGTGGGGGAGTGGAAGAGCTCTTTGCTGCAAGCCACTGCAGAGAACGTGGCGAGTGCTGCAGGATTCGTGCAAACTCTTTCTGCTGGTGGAG GCACAGATATCAAtcgtgccctgctgactgccgtGAGCATGCTGGATAAAGCCGAGAGGCTGCCAGGACGGAGCGTCTCCATGATGATTTTGCTGACAGACGGCCAGCCCACTTCTG GTGAGAGTAATGTGGAAGTAAttcaagaaaacattcagaaagcaGTCAATGGGAAATATGCTCTTTTCTGCCTTGGCTTTGGGTTTGATGTCAGCTATAAGTTCCTGGAGAAAATGGCCCTAAGCAATGGAGGAATAGCACGTCGTATATATGAAAACGCTGATGCAGCCTTGCAGCTCCAG GGCTTTTATCAAGAGGTGGCTACCCCAATATTAATGAAAATTGAAATGCAGTATCCAGAAAATGCCATTGAGGGATTAACCAAGAACAATTTCAAGCTGTTTTTTGAAGGATCCGAAATTATAGTATCTGGAAAAATTAGCAATGAGCTTGATCTTTTGCCAGTAGAAATTAAAGCTCAGACA CACGCTAGTGACTTGACTCTTAAAGAAGAAGCAAATGTCAAAGAGAAGGAGCAAGTATTTCAAAATCAAAGTTACGTCTTTGGAAATTTCATAGAGAGACTGTGGGCTTACTTAACCATTCAACAGCTTCTGGAAAAATC TATTTCAGCGGAAGAAGAGGACAAGAAAACCCTGGAGGCGCAAGCCTTAGAGCTCTCTCTGCAGTACAACTTCGTTACGCCCCTGACTTCCATGGTGGTCACCAAACCCACTGGCCAGCAGCAGACAGAGCTGGCGAACAAACCCACCGAAGCTG ATAATGAGAAGCCCAGCAGTTTGCCAGTAGGag atgCTTATAGACTGAGGAGTGGACCACCTCCTG GTCGATGGCACTCTGAGCCCAAATCTGGCAGCAACAAGAAGCTGTTGTCAGTAG tTGTCAGGCTAAGAGACAAAATAAGAGCACAACCTCTTG CCAACGAATATCCACAGCTTCTCTTGCAATTAcccaaacaaaatgaaataatctgtttaaaTACTGATGGAAAACCACAGCCCTCTCTCCACCTGCTGTCAGATCCGGAGCAAG GACTCACTGTGACGGGGAAACTTGGGGACAGAATAAAACTCTTTGTGCAGTTTGAAATTACCTACGTGAATCCCCCCGTACGAATCCACGTCTCCACGGATGAGATCGTCCTAAGCCACGATAACGAGAGCACTCGGCTGCCATGGACGGAGTCAGCCACCTCCACCATCCAGGG AAAGTGCTTCCAAATGTCCTCATCCCGTGAGTAA